The nucleotide sequence CTTTATAACTGCGCGTTTCCCCATAGGGAATGGTACATAAAGCCTGCCAGACTTTTTGCTGAAACAGAGTTCCGTCAGGATTCAGAGGAAGGTTAAAAGTTTTCCGCCTGCCCTGAAAATATTCGCCCAGTTGCATTTTGGCAGAGCGTATCAGAGGCGTGTCCTTCTGTTCGGCGGGAAAGTCCGCCGGAAGTTTTTCCGGGTCAGCAAGGCTCAGATGAGTCAGATGTCCGTCTTCTTCCTGAATCAGCATGGTGCCCTGCGGGGAGATATAATAATCGAAATATTTCATGGTTGCAGCCTTTCTTTTTTCAGATATAATAGTATGATAAGTATACAACAAATCTGTGAGAAACAAAAGGAGAACATACAAATGACAGTCCTGTTTTCCGGAAAGCCGGAGGAATGCAATATCCAAATCAGAAAACAGATGGAACAGCTTGCGGAGCCGGAATTTCAGCAGTTTACTTCGAAACTGCTGCCGGGAGTGGAGCATATTCTGGGGGTGCGTTTGCCCCTGCTGCGCAGAATGGCCCGGCAGATTGCAAAGGGAGACTGGAAGACATATTTCTGCCATGCTTCGGATGACAGTTATGAGGAAGTAATGCTGCAGGGCATGGTTGTGGGATATGCCAGAGGAGATTTGCAGGAAAAGAGGGAGTTTCTGGAAACATTTATTCCCAAAATAAATAACTGGTCGGTCTGTGACAGCGCATGTTCCACCATCAAACTGGCCAAAAGCCAGCCGGAGGAATTCTGGGAATTTCTGCAGCAGTACTTAAACAGCAGGGAGGAATTTCAGATTCGTTTTGGGCTGGTACAGCTTCTGGACTATTATGTAAATGAAACGTATCTTGAAAGAGTGCTGGAAGCGGTGCAGCAGGTGCAGCAGGAGGCTTATTATGTCAACATGGCACAGGCCTGGGTAATATCCATCTGCTACCGGGAGTTTCCGGAAGCAACACTGCCGGTTCTTAAGAAAAATACTCTGAATGATTTTACCCATAACAAGGCCATTCAGAAGATTACAGAGTCTCTGAAAGTGTCCGGGGAGAAGAAAGAGCTGGTGAAAACCCTGAGACGGCAGTAAATCTGATTTTACGGTTCTCTGCTCTGATAAGATATTTGTTTTTCATATTCGCCCGATTCCATTGACGATAAGGCCGTAAAACTTTATAATAAGCCCTGAGGCAGTTATACAGTCAGTTATATTATGAAAGAAAGAAGGTGACACAATGGTAGAATTAGACCAGTTCAAAACAACTTTGAACACCTACAAAGGACCATTAGTGGAAGTGAGGGATTCACTTTAACCTGGCAAATAAAGAAAAGAAAATCCAGGAACTGGAACGGGAAATGGAAGCCCCGGATTTT is from Lachnospiraceae bacterium JLR.KK002 and encodes:
- a CDS encoding DNA alkylation repair protein; protein product: MTVLFSGKPEECNIQIRKQMEQLAEPEFQQFTSKLLPGVEHILGVRLPLLRRMARQIAKGDWKTYFCHASDDSYEEVMLQGMVVGYARGDLQEKREFLETFIPKINNWSVCDSACSTIKLAKSQPEEFWEFLQQYLNSREEFQIRFGLVQLLDYYVNETYLERVLEAVQQVQQEAYYVNMAQAWVISICYREFPEATLPVLKKNTLNDFTHNKAIQKITESLKVSGEKKELVKTLRRQ
- a CDS encoding methylated-DNA--[protein]-cysteine S-methyltransferase, yielding MKYFDYYISPQGTMLIQEEDGHLTHLSLADPEKLPADFPAEQKDTPLIRSAKMQLGEYFQGRRKTFNLPLNPDGTLFQQKVWQALCTIPYGETRSYKEIAVQVENPKGCRAVGMANNRNPIMIIIPCHRVIGSNGSLVGYAGGLDIKEWLLEHEYKNSHLFVERTD